In the Ferribacterium limneticum genome, ATCCCCAGCGAATCGAACCACAGCGGCGCCCGCACCTCCAGGGCAATTGGCTGTTTGCGGGGCACGGGAAGCAGGCTTGATGGCGCCGGCCCGAAGTCATAAATCGCCAGCGGGCTTTCACCGCCCCGCTTGCCAGAAGTGAAGCAAGCCGAGAGACAAAGACAGAACAGGATGGCAGCAAGCCAGCGCATTTTTATTTCCCCGCGTTCGGGTTAAAACCGGTTTCGCCCGGACCGGGTGCCTGAGCTGGTGCGCCAAAAACCAGGCCTTGTGGCGTATCTTCAAGAATGCGCAGAACCCGGCTCAGTTGCCGCGAAGTCATCGAAAAATCTACCGCCAGCTCATTCAAGCGAGGCATCAGCGCCGAGGTTCCGCCGGCCGAAGCATCGCCGATGGCGACATCCAGCTTGTCAGTGGCAAGCTGCATCTTGCCGATCAGAATGCGGGTATCGCTGAGTAGCGGTCCGACCTCCCCTGCCGCCTGGGAAAGTTGTTTGACGTTGCGGTCATTCAATAATTTATTCATCTGGACCAGCGTCACATTGAGGTTTTCCAGCGCCGGTTTCATGCTGCTGGATGCGGCCTCCAGGTTAGCCAGTGTCGCCGTCAGATGCGCCCGATTTTCTACGCTGAGCAATTCATTGGCACTCGCCATCATCTGTCGAGCCTGCTTCAGCGTGGCTGCCCCGGTTTCGCCGAGTTCATCGAGGAGCGATGGAATCATCGCGATACGTGGCAAATTATCGCCATCAGGCTCCAGAGGCGCCATGTCCTTGCCGGTCTCCAGCAACAGGATGTGAGCCAACCCGGTAACCCCCTGATAATTCAGCTTGGCCACAGTCCCGGTGGTCAGCGGCACGTCTTCATTGACAGAAATGGTCACCAGGATATTGCTGTAGTCGTCCGGATCGAGGCGAATATCGCTAACCTTGCCAACCCGGATACCCCGATAGCGAACCTGCGCCTGAGGATTCAGCCCACCGATATTTTGCTTGGTCACAACGATGTAATCGCGTGACGCGTCGCGACTGCCGCTTAGCC is a window encoding:
- a CDS encoding MlaD family protein, which translates into the protein MENKSHAFAAGLFALILGLAALLATYWLSGSRDASRDYIVVTKQNIGGLNPQAQVRYRGIRVGKVSDIRLDPDDYSNILVTISVNEDVPLTTGTVAKLNYQGVTGLAHILLLETGKDMAPLEPDGDNLPRIAMIPSLLDELGETGAATLKQARQMMASANELLSVENRAHLTATLANLEAASSSMKPALENLNVTLVQMNKLLNDRNVKQLSQAAGEVGPLLSDTRILIGKMQLATDKLDVAIGDASAGGTSALMPRLNELAVDFSMTSRQLSRVLRILEDTPQGLVFGAPAQAPGPGETGFNPNAGK